The genome window TGATTGAGGCCGCGAAGGGCGGCTGATCGGCTGATGCGACGACGGGTTGGGCCAGTACCCGCCCGGCAGCGTGGCGCAGCGGAACGGCTTCGCCATTCAAGGGCGACACGAGGTCGAAGATGCGGTGTAGGGCCGCTTCAACGGATAGCATCAGGTCGCCTCATAAATTCCTGATTTTCCGCCTTCTTTCCGGATCAGACGAATATTCGAAATGACCATCGACTTCTCGACCGCCTTGACCATGTCATAGACCGTCAGGGCCGCGACGGACACCGCTGTCAGCGCTTCCATTTCGACGCCGGTCTGGCCGGTGGTTCTGACCGTTGCGGCGATGCGCACGCCGGGCAGGTCAGGATCGGGTGTCAGATCAACGGACACTTTGCTGATCGCAAGCGGATGGCAAAGCGGGATCAAGTCTGATGTGCGCTTGGCCGCCATGATCCCGGCCAGTCGGGCAACGCCTAATACGTCGCCCTTTTTGGCGCTTCCTTCCTGAATAATTGCAAGGGTTTGCGGGCTCATCTTTATGTGACCCATTGCCGTCGCGGACCGTGCGGTGACGTCCTTTTCAGACACATCGACCATATGGGCGCGCCCGGCGTCGTCAAAATGGCTGAGGCCGCTCATGCGGCGACCGGATCGGCAAGGATTGCGCGGGTAGCGGCGGTCACGTCGGCCTGTCGCATCAGGCTTTCGCCAATCAGAAACGCGCGTGCGCCGAATTTTGCCAGCCGGGCGAGGTCGGCTGGCGTAAACAGACCGCTTTCGGCAATAAGCGTTCGATCAGAACCAGCTAGCGACGCAAGCTGTTCTGTTGTGGCAAGATTGGTTTCGAACGTCTTGAGATT of Paracoccaceae bacterium contains these proteins:
- the moaC gene encoding cyclic pyranopterin monophosphate synthase MoaC, translating into MSGLSHFDDAGRAHMVDVSEKDVTARSATAMGHIKMSPQTLAIIQEGSAKKGDVLGVARLAGIMAAKRTSDLIPLCHPLAISKVSVDLTPDPDLPGVRIAATVRTTGQTGVEMEALTAVSVAALTVYDMVKAVEKSMVISNIRLIRKEGGKSGIYEAT